The genomic segment aattataatttttgaaattagggtttagatagttggttattgtctttgaatatgaagaggtgcatttaatatttaacgtatattcaatatttaattgttcaaactaactattagtgtaggccataattatgcaaatgaattaaattttccaattctcaataccatatttataatatatgaaaaaaaaacacaataattaaccctatattgttgtagccgaaattaataataaaaaatatatttttatataataattaattatttgccaaatgctaggatatatatagtctttgagtctttcaatttgaagaggtgcattaacaattcccacttctcaataccatatttaagatgtgcaattattttgtatttttaatgctaaaaaatttcaatattaattgtaaaccacattggcatagcaaaaattagggtttgtatattaataaattttacacacctaattataatttttgaaattagggtttagatagttgcttattgtctttgaatatgaagaggtgcatttaatatttaacgtatattcaatatttaattgttcaaactaactattagtgtaggccataattatgctaATGAATTTagttttccaattctcaataccatatttataatattttaaaaaaaaacacaataattaaccataTATTGTTGTaaccgaaattaataataaaaaatatatttttatataataattaattatttgccaaatgctaggatatatatagtctttgagtctttcaatttgaagaggtgcattaacaattcccgcttctcaataccatatttaagatgtgcaattactttgtatttttattgctaaaaaatttcaatattaattgtaaaccacagtggcatagccgaaattagggttttttatattaataaattttacacatctaattataatttttgaaattagggtttcgatagttggttattgtctttgaatatgaagaggtgcatttaatatttaacgtatattcaatatttaattgttcaaactaactattagtgtaggccataattatgcaaatgaattaaatttcccaattctcaataccatatttataatatttgaaagaaaaaaacacaataattaaccctatatttttgtagccgaaattaatgataaaaaatatatttttatataataattaattatttaccaaatgctaggatatatatatagtctttgagtctttccatttgaagaggtgcattaacaattcccacttctcaataccatatttaagatgtgcaattattttgtatttttaatgctaaaaaatttcaatattaattgtaaacctcaattggcatagccgaaattagggtttttaatattaataaattttacacatctaattataatttttgaaattagggtttagatagttggttattgtctttgaatatgaagaggtgcatttaatatttaacatatattcattatttaattgttcaaactaactattagtgtaggccataattatgcaaatgaattaaatttcccaattctcaataccatatttataatatttgaaaaaaaatacacaataattaaccctatatttttgtagccgaaattaatgataaaaaatatatttttatataataattaattatttgccaaatgctaggatatatatagtctttgagtctttcaatttgaagaggtgcattaacaattcccacttctcaataccatatttaagatgtgcaattattttgtatttttaatgctaaaaaatttcaatattaattgtaaacctcaattggcatagccgaaattagggtttttaatattaataaattttacacatctaattataattttagaaattagggtttagatagttggttattgtctttgaatatgaagaggagcatttaatatttaacatatattcaatatttaattgttcaaactaactattactgtaggccctaattatacaaatgaattaaattttccaattctcaatacaatatttataatatttgaaaaaaaaaacacaataattaaccctattttgctgtagccgaaattaataataaaaaatatatttttatataataattaattatttgctaaatgctaggatatatatagtctttgagtctttcaatttgaagaggtgcattaacaattcccacttctcaataccatatttaagatgtgcaattattttgtatttttaatgctaaaaaatttcaatattaattgtaaacgtcaattggcatagccgaaattagggtttttaatattaataaattttacacatctaattataatttttgaaattagggtttagatagttggttattgtctttgaatatgaagaggtgcatttaatttttaacgtatattcaatatttaattgttcaaactaactattagtgtaggccataattatgcaaatgaactAAATTTTCcatttctcaataccatatttataatatatgaaaaaaaaacacaataattaaccctatattgttgtagcccaaaattaataataaaaaatatgtttttatataataattaattatttgccaaatgctaggatatatatagtctttgagtctttcaatttgaagaggtgcattaacaattcccacttctcaataccatatttaagatgtccaattattttgtatttttaatgctaaaaaatttcaatattaattgtaaaccacattggcatagccgaaattagggttttttttattaatatattttacacagctaattataatttttgaaattagggtttagatagttggttattgtctttgaatatgaagaggtgcatttaatatttaacgtatactcaatatttaattattcaaactaactattagtgtaggccataattatgcaaatgaattaaatttcccaattctcaataccatatttataatatttgaaagaaaaaaacacaataattaaccctatatttttgtagccgaaattaatgataaaaaatatatttttatataataattaattatttaccaaatgctaggatatatatatagtctttgagtctttccatttgaagaggtgcattaacaattcccacttctcaataccatatttaagatgtgcaattattttgtatttttaatgctaaaaaatttcaatattaattgtaaacctcaattggcatagccgaaattagggtttttaatattaataaattttacacatctaattataatttttgaaattagggtttagatagttggttattgtctttgaatatgaagaggtgcatttaatatttaacatatattcattatttaattgttcaaactaactattagtgtaggccataattatgcaaatgaattaaatttcccaattctcaataccatatttataatatttgaaaaaaaatacacaataattaaccctatatttttgtagccgaaattaatgataaaaaatatatttttatataataattaattatttgccaaatgctaggatatatatagtctttgagtctttcaatttgaagaggtgcattaacaattcccacttctcaataccatatttaagatgtgcaattattttgtatttttaatgctaaaaaatttcaatattaattgtaaacctcaattggcatagccgaaattagggtttttaatattaataaattttacacatctaattataattttagaaattagggtttagatagttggttattgtctttgaatatgaagaggtgcatttaatatttaacatatattcaatatttaattgttcaaactaactattactgtaggccctaattatacaaatgaattaaattttccaattctcaatacaatatttataatatttgaaaaaaaaaacacaataattaaccctattttgctgtagccgaaattaataataaaaaatatatttttatataataattaattatttgctaaatgctaggatatatatagtctttgagtctttcaatttgaagaggtgcattaacaattcccacttctcaataccatatttaagatgtgcaattattttgtatttttaatgctaaaaaatttcaatattaattgtaaacgtcaattggcatagccgaaattagggtttttaatattaataaattttacacatctaattataatttttgaaattagggtttagatagttggttattgtctttgaatatgaagaggtgcatttaatttttaacgtatattcaatatttaattgttcaaactaactattagtgtaggccataattatgcaaatgaactaaattttccaattctcaataccatatttataatatatgaaaaaaaaacacaataattaaccctatattgttgtagcccaaaattaataataaaaaatatgtttttatataataattaattatttgccaaatgctaggatatatatagtctttgagtctttcaatttgaagaggtgcattaacaattcccacttctcaataccatatttaagatgtccaattattttgtatttttaatgctaaaaaatttcaatattaattgtaaaccacattggcatagccgaaattagggttttttttattaatatattttacacagctaattataatttttgaaattagggtttagatagttggttattgtctttgaatatgaagaggtgcatttaatatttaacgtatactcaatatttaattattcaaactaactattagtgtaggccataattatgcaaatgaattaaatttcccaattctcaataccatatttaaaatatttgaaataaaatacacaataattaaccctatatttttgtagccgaaattaatgataaaaaatatatttttatataaaaattaattatttaccaaatgctaggatatatatagtctttgagtctttcaatttgaagaggtgcattaacaattcccacttctcaataccatatttaagatgtgcaattattttgtatttttaatgctaaaaaatttcaatattaattgtaaaccacattggcatagccgaaattagggttttttatattaataaatttaaacgtctaattataatttttgaaattagggtttagatagttggttattgactttgaatatgaagaggtgcattaaatttttaacgtatattcaatatttaattgttcaaactaactattagtgtaggccataattatgcaaatgaattaaattttccaattctcaataccatatttataatatatgaaaaaaaaacacaataattaaccctataatgttgtagccgaaattaatgataaaaaatatatttttatataataattaattatttacaaaatgctaggatatatatagtctttgagtctttcaatttgaagaggtgcattaacaattcccacttctcaatactatatttaagatgtgcaattattttgtatttttaatgctaaaaaatttcaatattaattgtaaaccacaattggcatagccgaaattagggtttgtatattaataaattttacacatctaattataatttttgaaattagggtttagatagttggttattgtctttgaatatgaagaggtgcatttgaTATTTAACCtgtattcaatatttaattgttcaaccTAATTATTAGTGtgggccctaattatgcaaatgaattaaattttccaattctcaataccatatttataatatttgaaaaaaaaacacaataattaaccctatattgttgtagcctaaattaataataaaaaattaatttttatataataattaattatttgcgaaatgctaggatatatatagtctttgagtctttcaatttgaagaggtgcattaacaattcccacttctcaataccatatttaagatgtgcaattattttgtatttttaatgctaaaaaatttcaatattaattgtaaaccacattggcattgCCGAAATttgggtttgtatattaataaattttacacatctaattataatttttgaaattagggtttagatagttggttattgtctttgaatatgaagaggtttatttaatatttaacgtatattcaatatttaattgtttaaactaactattagtgtaggccataattatgcaaatgaattaaatttcccaattctcaataccatatttataatatttgaaaaaaaaacacaataattaaccctatattgttgtacccgaaattaatgataaaaaatatatttttatataataattaattatttaccaaatgctaggatatatatagtctttgagtctttcaatttgaagtggtgcattaacaattcccacttctcaataccttatttaagatgtgcaattattttgtatttttaatgctaaaaaatttcaatattaattgtaaaccacaattggcaaagccgaaattagggtttgtatattaataaattttatacttctaattataatttttgaaattagggtttagatagttggttattgtctttgaatatgaagaggtgcatttaatatttaacatatattcaatatttaattgctCAAACTAACTATTactgtaggccctaattatgcaaatgaattaaattttccaattctcaataccatatttataatatttgaaaaaaaaacacaataattaaccctatattgttgtagccgaaattaataataaaaaatctatttttatataataattaattatttgctaaatgctaggatatatatagtctttgagtctttcaatttgaagaggtgcattaacaattcccacttctcaataccatatttaagatgtgcaattattttgtatttttaatgctaaaaaatttcaatattaattgtaaaccacattggcatagccgaaattagggttttttatattaataaatttaaacgtctaattataatttttgaaattagggtttagatagttggttattgtctttgaatatgaagaggtgcattaaatttttaacgtatattcaatatttaattgttcaaactaactattagtgtaggccataattatgcaaatgaattaaattttccaattctcaataccatatttataatatatgaaaaaaaaacacaataattaaccctatattgttgttgccgaaattaatgataacaaatatatttttatataataattaattatttaccaaatgctaggatatatatagtctttgagtctttcaatttgaaaaggtgcattaacaattcccacttctcaatactatatttaagatgtgcaattattttgtatttttaatgctaaaaaatttcaatattaattgtaaaccacaattggcatagccgaaattagggtttgtatattaataaattttacacatctaattataatttttgaaattagggtttagatagttggttattgtctttgaatatgaagaggtgcatttgaTATTTAACCtgtattcaatatttaattgttcaaccTAATTATTAGTGtgggccctaattatgcaaatgaattaaattttccaattctcaattccttatttataatatttgaaaaaaaaaacacaataattaaccctatattgttgtagcctaaattaataataaaaaattaatttttatataataattaattatttgcgaaatgctaggatatatatagtctttgagtctttcaatttgaagaagtgcattaacaattcccacttctcaataccatatttaagatgtgcaattattttgtatttttaatgctaaaaaatttcaatattaattgtaaaccacattggcattgCCGAAATttgggtttgtatattaataaattttacacatctaattataatttttgaaattagggtttagatagttggttattgtctttgaatatgaagaggtttatttaatatttaacgtatattcaatatttaattgtttaaactaactattagtgtaggccataattatgcaaatgaattaaatttcccaattctcaataccatatttataatatttgaaaaaaaaacacaataattaaccctatattgttgtacccgaaattaatgataaaaaatatatttttatataataattaattatttaccaaatgctaggatatatatagtctttgagtctttcaatttgaagtggtgcattaacaattcccacttctcaataccttatttaagatgtgcaattattttgtatttttaatgctaaaaaatttcaatattaattgtaaaccacaattggcaaagccgaaattagggtttgtatattaataaattttatacttctaattataatttttgaaattagggtttagatagttggttattgtctttgaatatgaagaggtgcatttaatatttaacatatattcaatatttaattgctCAAACTAACTATTactgtaggccctaattatgcaaatgaattaaattttccaattctcaataccatatttataatatttgaaaaaaaaacacaataattaaccctatattgttgtagccgaaattaataataaaaaatctatttttatataataattaattatttgctaaatgctaggatatatatagtctttgagtctttcaatttgaagaggtgcattaacaattcccacttctcaataccatatttaagatgtgcaattattttgtatttttaatgctaaaaaatttcaatattaattgtaaacctcaattggcattgccgaaattagggtttttaatattaataaattttacacatctaattataatttttgaaattagggtttagatagttggttattgtctttgaatatgaagaggtgcatttaatatttaacatatattcaatatttaattgttcaaactaactattactgtaggccctaattatacaaatgaattaaattttccaattctcaatacaatatttataatatttgaaaaaaaaaacacaataattaaccctattttgctgtagccgaaattaataataaaaaatatatttttatataataattaattatttgctaaatgctaggatatatatagtctttgagtctttcaatttgaagaggtgcattaacaattcccacttctcaataccatatttaagatgtgcaattattttgtatttttaatgctaaaaaatttcaatattaattgtaaacctcaattggcatagccgaaattagggtttttaatattaataaattttacacatctaattataatttttgaaattagggtttagatagttggttattgtctttgaatatgaagaggtgcatttaatttttaacgtatattcaatatttaattgttcaaactaactattagtgtaggccataattatgcaaatgaattaaattttccaattctcaataccatatttataatatatgaaaaaaaaacacaataattaaccctatattgttgtagccgaaattaataataaaaaatatgtttttatataataattaattatttaccaaatgctaggatatatatagtctttgagtctttcaatttgaagaggtgcattaacaattcccacttctcaatactatatttaagatgtgcaattattttgtatttttaatgctaaaaaatttcaatattaattgtaaactacattggcatagccgaaattagggttttttttattaataaattttacacagctaattataatttttgaaattagggtttagatagttggttattgtctttgaatatgaagaggtgcatttaatatttaacgtatactcaatatttaattattcaaactaactattagtgtaggccataattatgcaaatgaattaaatttcccaattctcaataccatatttaaagtatttgaaataaaatacacaataattaaccctatatttttgtagccgaaattaatgataaaaaatatatttttatataaaaattaattatttaccaaatgctaggatatatatagtctttgagtctttcaatttgaagaggtgcattaacaattcccacttctcaataccatatttaagatgtgcaattattttgtatttttaatgctaaaaaatttcaatattaattgtaaaccacattggcatagccgaaattagggtttttatattaataaatttaaatgtctaattataatttttgaaattagggtttagatagttggttattgtctttgaatatgaagaggtgcattaaatttttaacgtatattcaatatttaattgttcaaactaactattagtgtaggccataattatgcaaatgaattaaattttccaattctcaataccatatttataatatatgaaaaaaaaacacaataattaaccctttattgttgtagccgaaattaatgataaaaaatatatttttatataataattaattatttaccaaatgctaggatatatatagtctttgagtctttcaatttgaagaggtgcattaacaattcccacttctcaatactatatttaagatgtgcaattattttgtatttttaatgctaaaaaatttcaatattaattgtaaaccacaattggcatagccgaaattagggtttgtatattaataaattttacacatctaattataatttttgaaattagggtttagatagttggttattgtctttgaatatgaagaggtgcatttgaTATTTAACAtgtattcaatatttaattgttcaaccTAATTATTAGTGtgggccctaattatgcaaatgaattaaattttccaattctcagtaccatatttataatatctggaaaaaaaacacaataatttgccctatattgttgtagccgaaattaatgattgCAATACAGAAAGTGTTTGTAAACAATTATACAAAAGACATCACTAATCATGgattgatttttttcttcttattcttcgaATGACCATTTTTCTTTGTAGTGGACTTTGGCTGCATAGGACAATTCCTTGAATCATGTCCAACCTCACCACAATACTTGCAATGTAATAGAGATTTTTTTGGTTTTCTCTTCTTTGCACCTCTAGAGAATGATTTCGATAAACTGGTTGTAGTTGGTCTGCCTTTTGTTTTTTTAATCTGAGAGTCCAAAATATTATTAGGAAATACTCCTTCATCATTTTGAGGATGTTTTAACTCTTCATCTGGTGGCATTTTTTCCAATTCTGCATTCAACTCTGATATAACTTTCATAGCCTTTTGAAATGCTTCTCGTGCTCTTGTAGCAAGGTACGACGTGATAGTAGTTTGTGTGGTTACACCACCGTACCTAGAATTTTCAATAACTTCAGGATGAGGACACTTTCTTTCATTACCTTGAGTTAACAGTTGAACTTCTTTAGCATCTTTTAGCCAACGTCTATTTACCAAACAAATTGGCAAACTTCTTCTCTCCAAATTCttcaatgaaataaaaatatgtCTACATGGAATTCCTTTTGTCTCAAGAGAATAGCTATCACATCGCACATCATCCCCATCGTTGGAGATTAACGCTTTGCGCTTTAATCCAGAACCAATATATTTTTTCACCAAACAAAGAGTGTAACCTGGTATCTTATCATCCTTTAGGACAATATAATTATCGCCACACCGTATCTCCTTTCTTATCCTTGTAAAAATTTCCCTTGTGAAAATTGAAGAAATTTCATCCTCCACACACGACATAGTTGTCTGGTTCAAAACCGGTTCAGTCAAATTAGTTCTGTAGTGTTCTTTCATCTCGTTGTAACGTAACATAGATAAAGCATGGTCAAAGTGTCGTATAAACATCCACAATGGTATTTTATTTTGCAAATCTCTTTTCAAGAATGCATTCATAGATTCGCATCTACCGGTAGCAGTAGCTCCACCAAAATAAATACCACGAAGAAAAGTATCTGCCCACTGCTTTCTTGTGCCATATTCTGCTTCCACCCATGCATTTCCTGTCAATCTATATTTCTTCACAGTCACTTTCCAATTATCCTCCCATTCTTCCTCCTTGTAATacctatatttttgtaaaaaataaaaatataaatgttttcatattataattgagagaataagataaaacaccatttaatgtaTTACCTGAAAAtaaatttcttcaattcttgatgGAATGCTATATTGTGTACATGGTGCATTGCATTTTTTAGTATGTGCCACGAGCAAATACGATGTGGAACACCAGGCTTAATATTATCTAGTGCTTTGTTCATTGCTTTGCAACCGTCCGTCAAAACTGCTGACGGCATCTTACCACCCATGCACTCTAAAAATGTTTCCAATACCCAATCATATGTGGTCGAAGTCTCATTATCAAGAAGTGCAGCTCCAAACACACACGTTTTGTCATGATTATTAGACCCAAGTAGTATTACTAATGGCTTTCCGTACCTgttgaacaaaaaattaatataatatttgataTTTTACTAAGAAATCGAtataaggtaaaaaaaaaaattaaaaatacctATTGGTTTTGTAAGTAGAATCAAAAGCCAaacaatcaccaaataattgGTAATCAACCTGGGAAGTCCCGTCAGACCAGAATAAATTTTTCAATCTATTTTCTTTATCTACATCATACTTGTAGAAAAACATGTTGTCCGACCCTTTTTTTGCTTCGAGATAACCCATTGCTGTGGACGTGTCACAATCATCCCAAGTTGAATATTTTTTACAGATTCCCTTGTACAAGTCATCTTTGATACATCCCACATTTTCCCAACCATCATGAACTTCTACCATGTAATTCCAAATTTGGGATGTCTTAATTCCGGCTCTCTTCATTGACATAACTTGTTCCCTTATCTCGTCCCTAAATATTCTATGAGATCTAAGAAATGGTTTTTCACGAAAGAAGGCAAACTTATGGTTGTGGTGGTTATTAAAACACTTTGTAATCCAGTGGTTAGTTTCCCTATTTAAATTTATTCTAAACTCTGCATTACAACCTGTTCTTGTTAGAGCACGAGCTTCTTTACACCTATTATCAAGATTACAACATTTTTGTTCTCTAAAACCTTCGTTTGAACACACCCAACTTCTAATGTGTAAAATACATTTTTTGTCCTCCCTCTTCAGTTTTTTTCTAACACTAAACCCCATCATTTTcgcatacaaaaaataaaaagattatgCTTGTTCAATACTTACAAACTCCTTCCCTTCGAAGTCCGAAAACTGAATATGTTCTGGTTCTTTGTCAATATCCAAAAATTGAAGCAAGCTCCTCCATTGTGCAATATCAGGTTCGGTCCATTCTTCAATAATGCCACACTCAACATTGTCTTCTGGTACGTCTTCATCATTTGTCTCTTCCAAACGTGTTCCCCCAGCAGGGTCTACTTCATGTTCAGAAGATAAGGATTTTGTATCTTCTTGTTCAGCTTCCAAACCATTTTCGTAACTAGTCATTTCTCCAGCCTATtccttctgatttttttttc from the Humulus lupulus chromosome X, drHumLupu1.1, whole genome shotgun sequence genome contains:
- the LOC133805715 gene encoding protein FAR1-RELATED SEQUENCE 5-like — encoded protein: MKRAGIKTSQIWNYMVEVHDGWENVGCIKDDLYKGICKKYSTWDDCDTSTAMGYLEAKKGSDNMFFYKYDVDKENRLKNLFWSDGTSQVDYQLFGDCLAFDSTYKTNRYGKPLVILLGSNNHDKTCVFGAALLDNETSTTYDWVLETFLECMGGKMPSAVLTDGCKAMNKALDNIKPGVPHRICSWHILKNAMHHVHNIAFHQELKKFIFRYYKEEEWEDNWKVTVKKYRLTGNAWVEAEYGTRKQWADTFLRGIYFGGATATGRCESMNAFLKRDLQNKIPLWMFIRHFDHALSMLRYNEMKEHYRTNLTEPVLNQTTMSCVEDEISSIFTREIFTRIRKEIRCGDNYIVLKDDKIPGYTLCLVKKYIGSGLKRKALISNDGDDVRCDSYSLETKGIPCRHIFISLKNLERRSLPICLVNRRWLKDAKEVQLLTQGNERKCPHPEVIENSRYGGVTTQTTITSYLATRAREAFQKAMKVISELNAELEKMPPDEELKHPQNDEGVFPNNILDSQIKKTKGRPTTTSLSKSFSRGAKKRKPKKSLLHCKYCGEVGHDSRNCPMQPKSTTKKNGHSKNKKKKINP